In a genomic window of Brettanomyces nanus chromosome 1, complete sequence:
- a CDS encoding uncharacterized protein (BUSCO:EOG093446K6), with translation MSKERQIVIITSDGDRFTVERKVAEKSILIKNMLKNLLPPEGEEPDSDEDNEDNEPIEIPTQNVRSAVMKNILEWCEHYKDYNFPDDEQDDDSKKSAPIDPWDSNFLNVDQEMLYEIILAANYLNIKPLLNAGCKVVAEMIRGKSPEEIRKTFNIVNDFTPEEEAAIRRENEWAEDR, from the coding sequence ATgagcaaagaaagacaaaTTGTGATCATTACGTCTGATGGAGACCGGTTTACGGTGGAAAGGAAAGTGGCGGAAAAATCGATTTTGATCAAAAACATGCTAAAGAATCTATTGCCACCAGAAGGGGAGGAGCCGGACAGTGACGAAGACAACGAAGATAATGAACCAATTGAAATCCCTACACAAAATGTTCGATCTGCCGTTATGAAGAATATTTTAGAATGGTGCGAGCACTACAAAGATTACAACTTTCCAGACGACGAACAGGACGACGACTCTAAGAAATCGGCTCCTATTGATCCATGGGACAGTAATTTCTTGAACGTCGATCAAGAAATGCTCTACGAAATCATTTTAGCTGCCAATTATTTGAATATTAAACCACTTCTTAACGCTGGATGTAAAGTTGTTGCCGAGATGATCCGTGGAAAGTCTCCAGAGGAGATCAGAAAAACTTTTAATATTGTCAATGACTTTACTCCTGAGGAGGAGGCTGCcataagaagagagaacGAATGGGCTGAAGATCGTTGA